Proteins encoded by one window of Lathyrus oleraceus cultivar Zhongwan6 chromosome 1, CAAS_Psat_ZW6_1.0, whole genome shotgun sequence:
- the LOC127115438 gene encoding NAC domain-containing protein 92: MEENLPPGFRFHPTDEELITHYLTMKISDTSFTSKAVAVVDLNKSEPWDLPGKASMGEKEWYFFSMRDRKYPTGLRTNRATESGYWKTTGKDREIFRGGVLVGMKKTLVFYKGRAPRGEKSNWVMHEYRLENKHHFRTSKDEWVVCRVFQKSIATKKPQQTSSSQQESPCDTTSMVNEFGDVEFPNLNGIANSSSSLSSGLITSMISGQQQTFNINDHLTNNVNTNMNLTMNWPSSSEVPSLPWPSNLLNPNNISVNSLLLKALQLRNYQQQREVAATNHFVPYMPQQGVVYDQLGMDHQSNNSNDPSASSSKVLECMPQHQQEQPFNLDSIW; the protein is encoded by the exons ATGGAGGAAAATCTACCTCCTGGTTTTAGGTTTCATCCAACAGATGAAGAACTCATTACTCATTATCTTACAATGAAAATTTCTGATACTTCCTTCACATCAAAAGCTGTTGCAGTTGTTGATCTCAATAAATCTGAACCTTGGGATCTCCCAG GTAAAGCTTCAATGGGAGAGAAAGAATGGTATTTTTTCAGCATGAGAGATAGAAAATATCCAACTGGTCTTCGAACCAATCGAGCTACTGAATCAGGATACTGGAAAACAACAGGAAAAGATAGAGAAATATTTCGTGGTGGAGTTTTGGTTGGAATGAAGAAAACCCTAGTCTTCTATAAGGGTAGAGCTCCAAGAGGTGAAAAAAGTAATTGGGTTATGCATGAATATAGACTTGAAAACAAACACCATTTTCGAACCTCAAAG GATGAATGGGTGGTTTGTAGGGTTTTCCAAAAGAGCATAGCAACAAAGAAGCCACAACAAACATCATCTTCTCAACAAGAATCTCCATGTGACACAACCTCAATGGTGAATGAATTTGGTGATGTAGAGTTTCCAAATCTAAATGGTATTGcaaactcatcatcatcattatcaagTGGATTAATCACTAGCATGATTTCAGGACAACAACAAACTTTCAACATCAATGATCATCTCACTAATAATGTTAACACAAATATGAACTTGACAATGAATTGGCCATCTTCAAGTGAAGTTCCATCTCTACCATGGCCTTCTAACTTGTTGAATCCAAATAATATTTCTGTAAATTCATTGCTTCTTAAGGCATTACAGCTTAGGAATTATCAACAACAAAGAGAAGTTGCAGCTACAAATCATTTTGTACCATACATGCCTCAACAAGGAGTAGTATATGATCAACTTGGAATGGATCACCAAAGTAATAACTCAAATGATCCAAGTGCTTCTTCTTCAAAAGTTTTAGAATGTATGCCACAGCATCAACAGGAGCAACCATTCAATTTGGACTCCATTTGGTGA